In Pagrus major chromosome 23, Pma_NU_1.0, the genomic window CTCCGCGCTCATcatcagaggaaggaggagaccGGTTTAATGTTGCTTTCCCGTTCTCCCCTACTTTCTTCTTCCTGCgtgaggatgaagatgatgaggaggagagaggctgaGGGCCAGAGGATGCAGATGAGAGTGGAGGGGGAGGTCTGGAGGAAGAAGGGGGTGGTGTGGCAGGTTTAGCTACAGTAGCATGGCTGGACCAGGCAGAGTTGCTGCGAGCTGCGGTTTTGAAGGGTCGGATTTTGGACACAAGAGCTGGGAAATCCTCATCTTGGAAAGAGGAACTCTTCTTAGGTTGGGCAGAGTAAGCCGGGGTCATAGGGGATGAGACAGCGACAGTTGAGAGGCTGGGGAAGTCATcttcctttaaagctgcacgGGCTGCTGTCACCACTGGAGGAGCTGGCTTTATActggacagagacacaacaacagcagcagaaattaaacatttcagcACAACGTGGTGTATGATGAGGATTTCAGTCTGTAGCGTGTGCAAAAAAGTTACATGGATGTGGCAGCTGTGGCCCCTAAAGCTGGGAAGTCATCTTCTGGATCATTGCTCTTCATTGTTCTTACTGtaaaagtgaaaacaagaaGAATATGTGAGCACAGTGAGAGACTTCCTGCTTGTGCAATACTTCAGCCTACTACTACTTAGCCCTTACAGCTGAATAACTGACATCAAGGACTAAGTTGACATGCATTCTGAATCTGATACGGGTCATGTAAATAGCCTATTCCATTTGGATATTCCTAATTAGACCTTATTTCAAATATAGCCTTCTTTTTCACCAGGAGGTTTGCTCGTTGGTTTGATTCGTCCGGTCCTGTGTCTGGGCTCTTCTGGTTCTGTtctctccgtcctctcctcTCGGCAGTGTTTGGGAGCGCTCCTCTCCTGCGCCGCCgcccccctctcctcctgtctaCGCATCGCCAGGGATGCCCTCATAGCAGCTGCCACCTCcctgtcctcttcctccctgcatGGACAAGCACACATTCAATAGCACTCAaaaagcaagaagaagaaaaaaatgcgTGACAAAAATGTACCATGACTAAGAACATATTGTGTGGTGAAGCATTTGCGGACTGCCAAGCGTTACACATCAATGCAGAAATTGCAGAGAAAagaatgtcacacacacagcggcAGTACAAGGTTATGGGGCCCTCAGTTGTGACAAAGTCATGCAGCCATTCATTAAATATTTTCCGTGCTCACTCCTCAACAATGGCTCTGGATGCTCAGCAGTCAGGTTACCGGGCTCATGATAGCATCCACATCTTTGTGTATCCTGTAGAGTTTATGCATGTTGATGGTGCTGCAATCCAATCAGCTTATTTAGACTCACCGGGAGTACCTCCAGCTCTTCTGTCCCCCCTGAGGCCTTCCTCCTcttccgcctcctcctcctcgattGTGACGCACCTCCTCATAGTCCTCACCTGTCATCATACCTAAGgacacatgcacatattttATTCCCATTCACGGCATTCAAACTTCAGTTATATCAACAATATCTTCTcaacactcaaaaacacacaacaatacCCTTCTCACCAACCTTCATTTCTTCTTTGTTGTCGCGGGGCGTAGTTAAACTGTAGGTCGATATGGCGGTTCTGCCGGGCCTCGGCCCGGTTCTTGCTGTGTGCTGCAGCCTTGTGGGCCTTGTAGTCGATCTCAGTGCGGAATGCATGGGTGAACTGTTCTGTGGCACAGCGACCTTCCTCACACAGATAGTGGCTCTCTTTGAAGTGCTCGCTCAGGTACTGATAGTCACTGTTGATAGAGTGAAAAATaaccatttaaaaaatagttttttttgtacaacaaaaatagttttagataataatagattttttttgaaTGCaactaacattaaaaaaaagactgatgaaaagaaaaactaaataaccGTGTGAGGTTTCTGTGCGCATTTGAACTTGTTAAACACACCTGTAGTATTCCTGGGAACCGTCAGCATCACAGAAATGGCAGAAGTAGTGGTCCCTTCGCAAGTGTTTAAGCAGCTCATCGTTATCGAGGTATCGGTCATCACAGAACTTGCAGAGTGGGTGCCCTCTGTGGCTGGTGTCATCTGGGTCTCCATGCGCTCGGTGGCGTGCCAGTTCCTTTCGGTTGTACCACTTGCGCTCATAGGAAAAGATCTGGTCGGAGAGGTAAAGTTTAAAGAACACATCTCTGACAGCACTGCGATCTTGATCTTGTGTAATTTTTGGGGGGCATTCCTCACCCAGCTTGCGCACATAATATTCCTAATACTTCAAGAAGAAAATGAGCATCATCTACATATAACTTAGATACTAGTTGAACTAGCCCTCAAAATGTTCCAATAATCAATTTCtagttttctttaaatgtgaGGACTCCTGTGTTTGAATGACCTAGACAGTCTTTCAGTTTAATGGGGCAAAACAGATCCTTCAATAAATACACACTGTAAAGAGAATCATAAATAGCTGCAAAACAACTTGTGCTGGGAACAATTAGATGGATCAATATTTACTAGTaattctgacatttaaaaataactttcttTCCTGGTGCTGTTGATACTCAACTCACATTGCAGTCTATAGTCAAGTACCACTAAGAGGGGTAATTATTTGGTGCCCTCAAGAGGTGGAAAAAGTAAACTGCATATCTTGATGTAGTTGATGAAGTATACCACAgtattttcaacatttacaaCATAAGAACAATGATTTCTTATATTTGTCAACGACTGGCTCGCCCCTGGATCGGCTGGTTGGGTATGAGCATGAGCATACCTTGAGATGCTTTGTGCAGAGCTTGCAACAGAAGAGCTCGTGTTGCTTCCTCATGTGATACTCCAGCTCCTCAAACTTGGAGAAGACCTTAGGCTCTGAACAGCGGAGGCACTCTGGCATCAGCAGACGCCTGATAAGACGCACATAAAGAGGAAATTCAGTGAGAGTTGAAAACCTTACTAAATTAGCTCTTGGTTACATGGAGAAATTGCTCCTGTCATTATATGTGATTGACTTTATTACTCAGTAATAAAAGATATACATTAATGATTATTTCAGTATAGTTAACAGGAAGGTTCAGATAAATGCTCTCTTTTGTTGAAGCAAATGATCCTACAAGTGACAGCACAAGGTCTACTCCCTGCATCTGTACCCGTTTGCTATATATTTGcaccaacaacacaaacacccacagaagAAGTAGCAAAACTGGCATGTATACATTGCCTGTTAACATCATTGTCAGAGATTTGGTCTGGTGAAGTGTTTTTCTcattgtgtgtacatgtgtagaTTTTACCCCTTATATTCAGTACAAGTTAACTTTGTACTTAATTATTTTGGAGACAAAGATGCATTGCTCCCCTGACTACAATAGCTGCATAAATGCAAGGAAATCAGGTTATTACCAGGTTTTTCTTAATCTATAAACCTGACTGTGGCTACTTTTCGAGGGCCTGGTAGCACAAAATTATTAGACACATTGAAATGTTACCAGCATTTGAGTGATGGTCGAGTCTCCACTTTTTCTAGTTAATGAGTTTAAATTATTACCAGGCTATGAACACAGTCATAAAGAAAGGAGAATGGAAGAGAGAAGTACCTGTACTCTGCATAGATCTTCTCATTACTGAAATAGATATCATGCTTCTTCTCACTGGGGAACTGCTGGTAGGGCAGACAGGAGAAGGCCTCCAATTTTTTAACAAACACCACCTGAAAACAACAAGACAGTCAGAATGGAAGAAGTGCTGATCAAttcatgccacacacacaccaaggtTAATATTCTGAGGCAGATTTTGGTTTGATAAAGAGTTTGGTCAAACTGATCTTGCTGCTGGaaatgctgctgctgacataTAGTCACCACTGCTCTCACAAAGATCTTATGTAATGTGGTGGAATGCCTTTACCATATGAAACCCCGCCAGTACATAAGgtaatacatacatacagtatatatgaatTAAGCAGTTAAAAACATTGTGTTAATAACAACATCCAGCTGTAATATCAGCTGACAATGAACTTTAAAGGGGAGTGCTGGGCCATTATTGGTATCAGACTGTCCAGCTGAGCTGTCTAGTTGGCTTAAGTCCATAGCAAACTAGCTACCTGTGCTACCTGTTAGGACAGATGTCTAAAGGGCAGGCTTGACTGACAGACACGCGTCACCTTCAAAAAATCGCCTATCATATCATTAAATACACAGCAACTGAGTGTGACAACTTGGAAGCCACCGTCACAGACCCCCGCTGGACCACTCCAACGTGCTCACGCTGGTTAGTTTGAGAGGTGACAGCTGACATGTTCAGCTTAAAATGCACCGACAATTTACTGTAAGACAAATTCACAGTCACATTGAGTAAAATGAATAAGCCATGCTACACTAGCACACTGTCGACTGCTCATGTGCGGAAGCAAACCGGTTAGCTAACTCTACCTGACTTCAGaagagctaactagctagcctaTATTGACAGACTTGCTAATGGCGTGAGCCACCTCATGAGACAAAAGTAGTTGCTAGACATAGTAGGTGGCTATGTCGTATTCACCAGCAgtgtttttcattcattgtgAGCCCAGCTAAGAGTTTATCATACAAATATCTGCTGGTTTTTCTACAATAAACCCCCCCAGAACGATGCGGCCTAGTTAGCACCACCAGGCGCCATCCCCGGGCCACAGTAGCGACGGAAGGCCCACCTTGTCGAGCTCCTCGCGGCAGACGGCGCAGTACTTCTGATCGCACAGCACCCTCATTTTGGTGGAGCAGCGGTAACAAACCGGGTGGTCGCATTTTCCCAAAGCGAAGATATCGACCTCCTGGCAGCACAGGACGCAGTGCTTTTCCGTTTCTTTTGTGGTTGCTGAATCCATGGCGGCGAAAAGGCACAAATTAACTTCAATACTATTTGTTATGAGGGAGAGCCACACAGCCGCTGAAGTGCTTACGTAATTATGAAAGTCTGAGCTACAGCCGCGTCACGTAACTGTCGTACCCCTGATCTGTATGCTGTGTGGATGGACAGTATACCTTCCGGTTGTGCTGCTTTCACCTATcgcatatgtgtctgtcagcgCAGGCAATCATGACGGTTCCACGTGTGTCCCATGGTGTGTGTCCCACACCAGTCTGAGCCTATGGGCTGGGCTGATGCAGATAAGAGCTGCTGCACTTTGGGAAATATTAACATGTGCCTCAAAGTCCTATTTAAATATACATTGTAATGGTGTGAGTTGCAATCATATGAAGATTAAGAGAGGGTAATAATTTTATTATTCTAATAAGATCTAGATATAAAGTTTCAGCTCTTTGGGTTTTTATCTGTGGGTTCTCATAAATACATATGCCAACTTCATTTTACCACAAGCGGAGGGAGAAATAATTTTTGTAGACATTTGCTGATGAAAAGAtagtaatgtgaataaattaaaatgtataaatccTCTCTCTTTCGACTCTCAAACTGGTCAATGGGATGAGTCTGTGTTCAGACAGAGAACAGGTTGTGGTCGTCTGTGTGAAAATCTCACTTTGACCAAAGGATGCAGTCAGAGGTGGTCTGTAGGGAACTTGGCTGTGGGGCTCTGTGGACCGAAGGCCTTGACTTTGGATGCTCAGGCTcagaaagaaacatttaatttggTTTCATTTCTGTTCAAATGAAACTCACAATATATCTTTCAATaatgcttcttttgttttcagttcagaGCCTGATGATGTGTTGAGACCAGTAAATAACTGAGTGAAACTTTGATAGACTGTGGGTCTGCTGTTTCAACGGGGAGAATAAAGGTTTTCCTTGTACAGATCTGTATGGTGGATCATCTCTGACTGTCCTCAGTCTGGATCTGCACTAAGGCAGTGTTCATCGTTGAATTCCTATTTCTACAACCTGGAGATCACATGCTCAGGTTGGGCCCTTAGTGACATCAGTTATTAAAAAAACTAGTTACTGAAAACGAAAAACATCCATTTAATCATTTCATCAAGTCATCAGGAGAAAATCAGCAGGCATCAGTTCATTCGCAATCAGTGATCAAGTGTCCATGGTTGTGAGGTGTCTTGCTAGTTAGCGTTTCTTGTAGTGGTTGTTGCTCAGTCCCATGGCTCTGAAGGTGCAGCTGGCAATCTTCTCATAGAGAAGGAACATGAGAGCAGCAGTCAGCACCGTCTGCAGCAGCTTGGCCTCCAGGCCTTTAAACAGACCCAACATGCCGTTCTTCCTGTAGAAGGAAAATATAATGGTTAAAAAGACAATGGGCCTCAGGCAAGAAACCACCTGTACGGACAGATTTCTTCTTAGTGTGAACCAGATTTACGAGTTGTCCAGACCTGTTGTGCGAATCATGTACAGAtagtctgactgactgacatgactttctccacaggggaaataaaatattaatttggcCTGAAATCATAACACCTTAATCTGACTGAATCTGAATCTTAAATATTATAACAAAATtaagtcaaataaatacatttgtcacAGACTGCTCAGCTTTTGTAAGGCGTTTTTTAGCACCTAACTTCATATAAAATCATTCCTTCTTTAGTTCATTCACAGTACAGCACTGCTCTGATGACACGTTGTTGGCAACTGTACTATAAATATTTTCTTCAATTGTTTCAGCTCCCCTAAAATGACTTCTAAATCTGTTATCTTTTTGTTTGCTGATGAAATCGATATCCTTATATGGCCATTTAGGGGCGTTGATAATGATGCTCAGATCTCATGAATGTGCACATACTCATGAACAGGTGGCATTAAATAAGTTTAGTCATTTTGGAACACTTGTACACGCAAACCTAGAAGGGAAAACTACAAGCGATTTAGgatatgaatatgaaaatgttcttgCATGAGGCCCATTGTTCAGACTGCAGGAAAATCAAGACATATCtctaaaattattttttaagttgcCATAAAAGCAAGTTGTAGGCCAGATGATGGAGATGTGCTCTCTAGTTCTTCACAGCAAGAACAAGTCATGCTGACAAAACATGCTCTAGGTCACTGCACGTCATTTTAAATTATGTAAAGAACTGTTAGAAACCTGATTTGAGAGGCGAAACTGAGATATACCAGCTATGAATGATTGAAAATGAAAGGTGTAATTTATTCGCTGTCATCCAGATTACCTAAAACCAAGCCGATTCTAATCTTAATATACCAAAACCAGATTTGGGTAGCCAGTCTGAACACAGTCACTGTTGGTATAccacctttttaaaacaaacacaatttaaagGGATTCTAACTGCATGTCAGAATTCACCGTTGCATTATGcattacaaaattaaaaatgcaatgttagtttaaatctgtgtgtgtgtgtgtgtgtgtgtgtgtgtgtgagtgtgtgtgtgtgtgtgtgtttgcttgcacCCACCTCGCTCTGTTGACCAATAGACACTTGATAGTCCTCAGGCTGGACAGCAGTTTTGACTTGTCCTTTGACTCGTTGAACTGACCGAACTGTAGtaattgtaaaacaaaaagcaaatacTTGCTCTTCAAAGAGTAGaatttttaaatacttacttaatataaataagaaatatacATTCCTAGACAAAATTTCATCCAACCACATGCCTCTCATTTTACATGTGTAAACAAAGACCCACAGGCACAGACATACAAAACTTACCCTAAGAATGGACTGTATAGTCTGCAGTGGGTATGTAACAGTGGTGGCAACAGCTTTAGCAACTGCACCGATGAGGAAGACCTCGACAGACGACAGCTTGAGGgataaaagacaaacacattttcacattattagTGGAACAGTGGCCACCTCTGAGGAGTATGGTTGTCAACACCTAACTGCGTATGTGAATATGTGACACACCATCAGATTACCCTTAACTATTATATTTATCCACAATTGCGCCAAAAATAGTCAACATGCTTTATAGGTATGGAATTGGGCACACATCCATCAAGACTGTCTGCTTCTTTACCTCTGTTTAAGCCACACAAAAATCATGTGAACAGATTTACCGAGCGTCGGCATATCGAGTGTCTACTCATCCAGATGATGGGATGATCTGAAGTAACTTCCATAGCTTTGAATTTTCAATCGTTAATTGCAAGCATCTATAAGtgtctttcatttattttattcccaTGATGTGGCAGTATTATCacttacttttaaaatcaattttacacatttttaaatgatttcaatTCCTGAAGAAATAAAGtacataaagaaaaaagtaatctAGACTAATTTCCTCTGTGAATGCAGTCTCTTAGAGCTGAATAACCAATCAGGATAGTAGACAGGAGGTTTAACATAGTTTGGGCTTTAATTACATATtgttgatattttatgtttatgttttatgttcctaatagatttttgttttctctcttaaaTATCGATATTGGCAGAGGCTGAAATGATATTGAACATCAGCAACAAAGTCAGAATAAgagaataatgaataataaaaacatgatattGTAATTTTCAAGTCAAATCGTTCAACTGTATTCTTTATATATCCTTCTCCTACCTTTTACCCAGCATTCTCTGCTCTTAAATACTGCTCTATTTCGTCATCTTTCCttaagatgtttgttttctcctggTCCTTACCTCATCTCTCTCGACTCTCACTCACCTCTCGGGGAACTCCTCTCCTCAGCTGCCTCTTCAGGCCTTCATAAATCATGAACTGGATGGCGGGgttcagcaccagcagcagggACGGGAAGGTGCCGTTCCACAGTGCTCCCACACCCTCATCGCGGATGATCTGCACAAATGcatctgcaaaaaacaaaagagaaaaatagaaatgattgAACTCAGTGTATTGGACTCACTTAAAAGAACATAAAAGCATGATCACATAATGACGATTTACCCCGAATGCCAGAGTAGTTGGTGGGACGTATGTCTGAGCTGCGAAATTTGGAACCTTGTAGCTTCAGCCTGGTGTTGACGACCCACAGAGGAGTGGTAACCAGTACGTTTATAACACCTGAAGACAAGAAGGCAGATTAAACTCAAGCCAACAACCAAAGCAAACACTCACTGGGGTTAAGTGTCAGCATTTGCAAATCTTGTAGCATTGTTTCGTAACACTATCTATACACTGGGAACATTACATAGCTGGTCTCTGGAGAcacatttaaaagttttgttggAAATTGACAAGAAAAGTTCATGTTAGAGGTCGACCTGCTCAGTCATAAAGAAACGTTTATGGACTCTGAAATTAGATGGACTTTCTTGTCCTGAGTCACTTAGACAACGCTTTATGATCTGAGTTCATGAGGCTTACCTGCAGCGATGCCTACGATTAAGTCAGTGCTGGGTGACGACTGCTTTCCCTTCAGCCAGCTAGCCTTGAGGCTGTGGAAGCAGTAGAAGTAGACAAAGTTGGAGCAGCACAAGCTGCAGATGACCGGGAACCAACCTCTGTATGGAGCAAGTCTGCAAAGTGGGGACAGTAGACACAGTAACATATTTTAGCACTCTGCACCTGCTGTACTGTAGTGAGCATATTGTGCAAATAATGGGAGAGTTAATGGCGTGAACACTGGACATTAAAGGCATAATTTCAACTTCATTTCCCACATTTGTTGTATTCAAAATAACTATGGGTATACTGTGCTTATGTAGACATAGGATCTGTGTACATACTGACAAAACTAACACAGAGAATCAACAATTTACTGgcaaaaaactaaatcaaatctgggctgacacatttttttcactcacaGTCCTTCCTCTTTGACAATGTCTGCCAGAATAGCTGGAGTTGACTTGGCCTTCCTATTTTCATCCACTAAGCACAAACAAAGAGACaacttgttttaattaaatacattacaCTGATTATCATAATAACTGTAAATAAGACTGCGTCACTAGTGTTTCTTACCCTGAAGCCTCAGTCTGGCAGTATCAAGGGGGAAGAACACTGTCATGGCAGTCACACTTCCCTAAAACAGTGGATAGACTCAGCATTTACAGGAATGGAAGAGATCTTACACCAAACACCATTAACAATTCTAACAATTACAGGGCACATAATAGCACGGAGACCGAATATACAGCATTTTCTGAATGATCATAAAACACTAAATTCGGCAGGTTTGTTGGGTTATATGTTACACCAACTATTGCCGAATTGAAAGGTTGGTCACAACATTTGAAGATTTACACATCTTGGTCTATTTAATATGATATGTGGCGCTAACAGGTCTTAAACATCAGGACACGCAACATTTTGAATGGAGTTCTGTGTGGAAGATTTACAGCGTATGAGAGCCAATCAAACAGTTGTAGCTGCTGTCACTATACACTCAACATCAGGAATGAATGTTGACAGTAAGGCTAACTTACCACTGCTCCTGATACAGCATGGACCAAACTCTCGTACGAGAAAACCTCGGAGCtcatttttaatctattttGTGCTTCCGACCTTCTGCTCGACTAAAATATAACCATTAACCAATTGGTTAAAGTCTATAACTAAAGCAAAACAGCTGCTAAGTCCACACACTGGTGCTGACTGTTTATCAGGGATCGCTTCCTTGTGGATGACCCTCGCAGACGTTTTCTACTAAACACGGATGCATCATGGGTAACGTAGTTCTCTTCATAGTACCCGTTATGATTAGTTTTGACCTAATTCCTCTAAAATATAAACGAAGTGCCTTAGTTCACATTCaaaatatttgtaatttttgaCTCTTTTACCTTTTAGGAGTATTTGCACGATCAATCCAAGCAGAGATTCGAGGACGAAATGATGCATTACTACTAATACTACAACTTTCTACATTTAACTCGGTATATTTGTGTTATTAATGAGGATTTTCCTCAAGCTGCTTAGCACTCTCGACAACATCTCATCCGAAGTGCTTGTCACACAGATCCTTCCTGTACAACTTTGTTTTATACTAACCTTGTAATAAAGTGCCAATGATTATCACACTGCATAACATTATTACACTGCAAGTATTTTCCTCACTATTACTATACCCATTATATTAGGCATGTAGAAATACTTGCACTTCCCCTGATGTTACTTTGAGAAGTGCAGGAAAAGTTTACTCTTTCATTTATAGAACTCCTAAAAAATGGTGGTCCTTTCGGGGCAAGAACTAGCCCATGCCTTCCATCGCTTGCTTTTACATATAGAGTATTACTATGAAGCTGCTGTTATTACACTGGTTTATTTAACAGCATCTCCAATCAACAATTTAACAATTTTCAATCTACACTTCCTTTGAATTTTTTGCATAATTGACACCAGCGGTGATCTAAAGTACTTTGAAAAAGGTGTAATTATGGTCGTGACCGGCATCTTAAAGATACCTTTATGGAGTTGCAGTGGGctaacaaacagcagctgtgagctGGAGTACACCACTATGGTGCAGCAACAGAACATGAGGGCCTCAACCTATGATGCAAAATGAAAACTGCAGGCGAGCCACTGTAGTAATCATGAGCTGTATGGTGCCTTATGCTATATGTGCAGTAACAGGT contains:
- the slc25a17 gene encoding peroxisomal membrane protein PMP34, with amino-acid sequence MSSEVFSYESLVHAVSGAVGSVTAMTVFFPLDTARLRLQVDENRKAKSTPAILADIVKEEGLLAPYRGWFPVICSLCCSNFVYFYCFHSLKASWLKGKQSSPSTDLIVGIAAGVINVLVTTPLWVVNTRLKLQGSKFRSSDIRPTNYSGIRDAFVQIIRDEGVGALWNGTFPSLLLVLNPAIQFMIYEGLKRQLRRGVPRELSSVEVFLIGAVAKAVATTVTYPLQTIQSILRFGQFNESKDKSKLLSSLRTIKCLLVNRARKNGMLGLFKGLEAKLLQTVLTAALMFLLYEKIASCTFRAMGLSNNHYKKR
- the znf598 gene encoding E3 ubiquitin-protein ligase ZNF598; this encodes MDSATTKETEKHCVLCCQEVDIFALGKCDHPVCYRCSTKMRVLCDQKYCAVCREELDKVVFVKKLEAFSCLPYQQFPSEKKHDIYFSNEKIYAEYRRLLMPECLRCSEPKVFSKFEELEYHMRKQHELFCCKLCTKHLKIFSYERKWYNRKELARHRAHGDPDDTSHRGHPLCKFCDDRYLDNDELLKHLRRDHYFCHFCDADGSQEYYSDYQYLSEHFKESHYLCEEGRCATEQFTHAFRTEIDYKAHKAAAHSKNRAEARQNRHIDLQFNYAPRQQRRNEGMMTGEDYEEVRHNRGGGGGRGGRPQGGQKSWRYSREEEDREVAAAMRASLAMRRQEERGAAAQERSAPKHCREERTERTEPEEPRHRTGRIKPTSKPPVRTMKSNDPEDDFPALGATAATSIIKPAPPVVTAARAALKEDDFPSLSTVAVSSPMTPAYSAQPKKSSSFQDEDFPALVSKIRPFKTAARSNSAWSSHATVAKPATPPPSSSRPPPPLSSASSGPQPLSSSSSSSSRRKKKVGENGKATLNRSPPSSDDERGGLTQQEFRSVPTMLDISSLLTVKGGNSKPPAVTPNPPNPTPNPDPPTSKASKKKKQQKNTAAPSTSVSSASGMTQSVSAISVETAAQKENVPEKTRSKPVSGGVTSAAMSVLVNGHPEESPPVIKKAVTVAPHPNTDPPLEQEEEFPALMTKNPPPGFKSSFPLKASAPAQSSALPPPPPGLGISAPKPPPGFTGIPLNSNVLEPPPSAVNLPPKVSSSGYLVPDDFHQRNLELIQSIRKYLHNDESKFNEFKNYSAQFRQSVISAAQYHRSCKDLLGDNFNRIFNELLVLLPDTSKQQELLTAHGDCKALEKQSGTGGGKKNKNKKNAWQTPTTAANTAAELDCQVCPICRQVLAPKDFNSHKTLHIRDSEEFPSLQSISRIIS